A window of Phacochoerus africanus isolate WHEZ1 chromosome 11, ROS_Pafr_v1, whole genome shotgun sequence genomic DNA:
GATGTGCATATACTCATAGGAAATGATAATAACTTTAAAAGGTGTCATTGCTTTCTAGATATATTCTTTGTGCGGTCCTATTATGTTATTAAATTCATCACATTTCATTACACTAAATCAGAGATCAGATCCACATTAATCAAAATATAATAGCAagagttgctgtcgtggcgcagtggttaacgaatccaactaggaaccatgaggttgcgggttcggtccctggccttgctcagtgggttaaggatccggcgttgccatgagctgtggtgtaggttgcagacgtggctcggatcccgcgttgctgtggctctgtcgtaggcaggtggctacagctctgattcgacccctagcctgggaacctccatatgcctcgggagtggcccaagaaatagctaaaaagacaaaaaaaaaaaatagcaattactTTGCAAGAGAGTACTAGATGGCTAGACAACTTTTGCTTTGGCTAGAATGTTTTGTCCAAATTAGCGAGCTATATGGGAAGGCAAAACTATGTTCAAAGGTGTTTGGTGGACCTAGAgtcagaacaaagaaagaaactaaaataaaatatttaacggAACCAGGTAAAAATAAGTATAACCTAAGCCTAGTGCCACAGAAGGCATATACCTGACTTGAGACTCTACCTGGAAGCAGCAGTTGATAGTCTTTTCATtcatcagtttttaaaacttgtttctttttcacaCTGGGTGGCAGAATTAAAACTTGCCTTTGTAggatgtggagtaaagggaaaCCTCATACaatttggtgggaatgtaacttggtgtagccactgtggagaacagtattttgaactaattcaaaaagatacatgcggagttcccgtcgtggcgcagtggttaacgaatccgactaggaaccatgaggttgcgggttcaatccctggcctcactcagtgggctaacgatgcagcgttgccgtgagctgcggtgtaggttgcagactcggctcggatcccccgttgctgtggctctggcgtaggctggtggctacagctccgattcaacccctagcctgggaacctccatatgccgcgggagcggcccaagaaatagcaacaacaacaacaacaacaaaagacaaaaaaaaaaaagatacatgcacctcagtgttcatagcagctttatttatttattattttttaatgcccATGCCcagagtatatggaagttcctagtctaggcaTTGAGTCCGAGGTGTTGAGGTCTAgtcccagcagccagggagtgccgaaggagaggatgggctacaaatggcgtggaaagaattggagccaagtcctcagctgcatgctgcagatgacccaatttattaaatggaaagcatcagtttttatactatatcacaatcaggtttcgtgtaagatttgacattaacatttgatttaaagccctttctattccctccacctgagatacaaaaaaaaggttagttaaaacgtgttcctttcaactttagatttttcttcaatattacaaacttaaagtttcacactgtatttttcttaaaaggtcaacaatagtagctattctattctatattaagaacaaagctttaaaaagtaataaactatgatacctaacattctttaactaaaggcgtatgtagttaacaaaaacgcatgaaagccttgggctcatgacATTCTTGAGACTACGatttatttggcgccagcaagctaagcatttAACCTATTGTGTTGATTTACGTAggttccaaaccaccaatttcaatagaaaggagtattatacccAAAAATTATCAAATGCCCCCACAAGGGatgaaagttacaggtgacactgttatttgataaaaaatatatctattatagaaaatagcaatttataggccaaacaacatttttcccagccccaaacttcttttcaagtgaagggactgaaatcataagtttcccctgtatactctcacaaaataggtgccataaattgttactccaaaacaaaggctttttccattacattgtctaaataacttcactctgttttggttcaggTGTTTTACGTACCCGGGGCAAATCCTTAGCTGTAAGAAAACTGTgaatcaaagatagaaaaagaaggataaacacagagaaaatagattaacatattttttaggggatatcatttttattttcctggagccgatgtttttcaagggattgctctgcaatccttcttctttcttcagcttgtctgtagctctgctaaccagacaagcctcatgcatccgcaatccttcttcttttttcagcttgtctgtagctctgctaaccagacaagcctcatgcaggtgCTGACTGTGGCGTTGCTgtctttactggagcagccttatggctcccgacaCCGAGGCACAGCtatgacccacactgcagctgcagcaactccaacTCTCTTAACCTACTATactgggctgaggatcgaaccctcacctccTCAGTaatttgagctgctgcagttggattattaacccactgtgccacagcaggaactccacagtatTTATAattaccaagatatggaagcaatgtTTATGGAACAGatgaatgggggagttcccattgtgcctcagaaggttaaggacctgatgttgtctctctgaggatgcaggtttgagcccttgccttggtcagtgggttaatgatctggtgttgccatggctgtggaataggtcatagatacagctctgattggacccctggctcaggaactcccatatgacgcaggtgcagccataaaaagaaaaaaagaacagatgaatggataaagaatactactcagccataaaaagaatgaagttttgctATTTCCAACACCATATATGGACTGGGAgggtattacactaagtgaaataagtcagacagaagaagacaaatgttgtatgatagcacttatatgcaaaatctaaaaaatacaaaaaaaaaataggtgaatataacaaaaaaagaagcagactcacagatatagagaacaaactagtagttaccagtggggtggaggggaaatataggggtaggagattaagaggtacaaactattatgtataaaataagctataaggatatattctATTACATAggggatatagccaatatttataataactgtaatgtggaattcccatcatggctcagtagtaacaaacccaactaggatccatgaggacaagggtttgatccctggccttgctcagtgggttaaggatctggcgttgctatgagctatggtgtagtttgtagacacagctcagatctggagttgctgtggctgtggtgtaggccagcagctgtagctctgattcgacacctagcctgggaacttccatacgccacaggtgtagccctaaaaaaacatacatacataatacataaataaataaatacctttaaaaattgtgaatcactgcaTTGTACCCCTGTAACttatatgatatcaattatacttcaattaaaaaaaagaagaagaaaaaaaccttgtCTCAAAATAGTCAAGATGTCAGAGGGGAAGCATCTCAGGGCTGGTGCACATTTCATGTTTTCTACCCCACCAATCTCTACATGTGATAACAGTGTTGTTTTCATGAAGACAGTCTCATTTGTAGGCACAAATGCCCTGTAAGATAATCAGAATGGAAGTTACTGccaccattttgcagatgagcaaagAGAAGTGACATTGGAGTCTAAGTCCATGGAAATTAGTGCATGCACAAATTTAGACATTATCTCTTATGACTCAGGGTCTGCAGTGTTTCTGCCCTGCTAACATTACTACATGCAAAATATATCAAGGAATAAAGGACCATagaatccttatttttttatctggTTTTGCATAGCAAGTTCATAACACTTGACTGTTGGGGATGTGTGATGGTTTTTCATCCTGCCTACAGATTGTGAGCAAAATGCCACATAGAGGAAGCACACCTTAGATGTCCTGAAACTTCTTAGTGTCATGTTCCTTTGGAATGTGATGAAACTATCTTGCCCGTTGACTCTCTCCAGACTTCCTTTACCTTTTCATTCCTTAAGCTGTAAATGAAGGGGTTCAGAAGAGGGGTCCCCATTGTGGTGAGGACAGCTGTCACTTTGTCGAATTCTAGGGAATGACTCTGGCTGGGCCTCACATACATGAAGATGTTGCTCCCGTAGGCAATGGAGACGACGGTGATGTGGGAagcacaggtggagaaggctttctGACGTCCCTGGGCGGAGGGGATGCGCAGGATGGTGGAAATGATGTAGGTGTAGGACACGGTGGTGAGCACCAGGGAGGTCAGGAGGACGAGGGAAGACGAGAGGAAGCTTATCATCTCAATAAAATGTGTGTCTATACAGGCGACTTGTAGGAGAGGGGCGATGTCACAGAAGAAGTGACTAATTTCCTTAGAACAAAAGGGTAACCTGGACACCACAATAATAGGGCAGAGCACGGACAGGAAGGCCCCCACCCAGCAGCCCAGGACCAGCAGGAGGCAGACCTTGCTGTTCATGATGATGGTATAGCGCAGGGGGTTGCAGATGGCTACGTAGCGGTCAAAGGACATCACTGCCAACAGGATAAACTCCACTGTCCCCAGGAAGAAGTAGAAATATGTTTGGATGATGCAGCCAGCAAAGGATatggttttcttctcttctaaGAGGCAAGCCAGCCACTTTGGGGCGATGGTAGTTGTGAACAAAATGTCCAGAAATGACAAGttactgaggaagaagtacattggAGTTTGGAGACGATCATCAGTCCATATTAAGGAAATGATGACAATGTTGCCTGTTATGGTGAGCACATAAACCAGGAGGAGGATGGCAAATAGCAAGACCTGAAGCTCCTGGACAACAGGAAAGGAGAGCAGGACAAATTCAGTTACCGTCGTCTGGTTTCTCCTGGCCATTTCTGTGTGAGGGGTGAAGAAACAAGGGAGGTTAGAGCAGTTTAAGATGTATTTCAAGTGTCCTATGATTTTTCTAAATGTAGAATAGAACATTTCAAGAGGGAGGGGTTCTAGTTCTGTGGGTGACTCTATTATGTGGCCTTGGGCGGATCAGATTATCTCACCTGGCCTTAGATCTCATCTATATCATTGACGGGCTGGGGGTAAAAAAAAGCACCAACTCTGCCATCCCTTTAAACTTTAACTTTTTGACTTTTATTGAACttatatatttcctatttccttCCTTAAATGCAAATTTATTCAGCTAACTTAAAAcactcaagttatttttttttaggttttatctctttattattattattttggctgcagtgtggtggcttgatgtgggatctcagttcccagactagggattgaacttgggttGCAGTgctgaaagtgctgaatcctaaccactagaccaccagggaactccctcactcaaGTAATTTTGatagtatattttaatttgtcGTATTTTCCTTGCAGTTTTGTCAGTAACTGATTTAATCTATTTCAAGGCTCTGcaatttcacatatatatgtttgacaATCTTTTGAGCAAATATTGTGATCTACAATTTACACATGAAAAACCTGAAatttacagaatttaaaaaatttacccaAAGTCCCATAGCTAGTgcatagcaaagccagattcaaTTCCAGTTCTATCTGACTCTGAAAACTTGTATTGCATTCTTTAATGATAGTTATGAAATGAATTCTTATTCCCACTCttacagagagggaaaaaatttCAGAGAGGGTCTGGTTATGGTCTAAATGAGGATAGATAAATCACATAAAGCTGATCCAGACTCAACTCTCTAGTCAATGTAGAAATGTCAGTCTCACCTTGATCTTCCACATTTAGAAATATTGATCCTACTACTTTGAATAACTGAGTGTCATGAACATTTGAGATTTGGAGAAATCTTAGAAGGGATATTTAGGATCATGTTGTTCTATCGAGTGCAAAATGTAAATATTCTCCCCCAATATTTTTCTAGCTAGCCTGAGAGACTTACTGTAGATGGCCTATTATGTGTTTGTTCAGTTCTATCACAAAATCCATCATGACATTGATTTGGAATTTGCTTACCAGTTGTTCTCATGTGTTTATTCGGAAGCCTCCAAATcttttataagagaaataaaacgGAAACTTTGTACTtctactgcttttcttttttctttgtctaggATG
This region includes:
- the LOC125112120 gene encoding olfactory receptor 6M1-like, with protein sequence MARRNQTTVTEFVLLSFPVVQELQVLLFAILLLVYVLTITGNIVIISLIWTDDRLQTPMYFFLSNLSFLDILFTTTIAPKWLACLLEEKKTISFAGCIIQTYFYFFLGTVEFILLAVMSFDRYVAICNPLRYTIIMNSKVCLLLVLGCWVGAFLSVLCPIIVVSRLPFCSKEISHFFCDIAPLLQVACIDTHFIEMISFLSSSLVLLTSLVLTTVSYTYIISTILRIPSAQGRQKAFSTCASHITVVSIAYGSNIFMYVRPSQSHSLEFDKVTAVLTTMGTPLLNPFIYSLRNEKVKEVWRESTGKIVSSHSKGT